The following proteins are encoded in a genomic region of Sulfurimonas sp. HSL3-7:
- a CDS encoding rhodanese-like domain-containing protein, whose translation MKKLLLASLCALGLFAGEKPTSFNAYLAGFGYEERKAMKINSVELSVMLEEGTAQLVDIRFKEEYEAWNMPAALSIPLNELPKRLDELDKSKTIVTACPHKDRAIIAQVFLKLQGYDVRYLSDGLTGLAEYWRGDSAREFIDTLRSNQQK comes from the coding sequence ATGAAAAAACTGCTTCTGGCATCTCTCTGTGCCCTCGGGCTCTTTGCCGGGGAGAAACCGACAAGTTTTAACGCCTATCTGGCAGGCTTCGGTTACGAAGAGCGCAAGGCGATGAAGATAAACAGTGTGGAGCTGAGTGTCATGCTTGAAGAGGGAACCGCCCAGTTGGTCGACATCCGTTTCAAAGAGGAGTACGAAGCGTGGAATATGCCCGCAGCGCTAAGTATCCCTCTCAACGAACTTCCCAAAAGGCTGGATGAGCTCGACAAAAGCAAGACGATCGTCACCGCATGCCCTCATAAAGACCGGGCCATCATCGCACAGGTCTTCCTCAAGCTCCAGGGGTATGACGTGCGCTACCTGAGCGACGGCCTTACAGGTCTGGCGGAATATTGGCGGGGTGACAGCGCCAGAGAGTTTATCGACACCCTGAGGTCAAACCAACAAAAATAA
- a CDS encoding ThiF family adenylyltransferase, giving the protein MLNLQIDHSSDLKRLRDEGYTVYIKNGVLVMEDIPYVNSKREVAIGTLISKLNLSGGKAVYAQDHVAHFIGEVPCHKDGREMSEILHSRAIENHGSDIISQMSFSSKPQGNYRDYYHKMVAYVAMISSPAQSVDPTVTPKKYKVIQEIEQDSMFEYPDANASRASILHIADKLKPYKIGIIGLGGTGSYILDFVAKTPVSEIHLFDGDEFFSHNTFRAPGAPCIEELNAGMKKVDYLEKIYSKMHRGITTHPVFMDEENLPMLDEIDFVFVAVDEGSIKKVIFAYLDDKDIEYVDVGMGVSIKGDKLSGMLRTTSFVTPNSKRLQATINYSNAEEDIYSSNIQIAELNALNASLAVLAWKQSAGFYQTLIDVEQTMFTLSTMSLIKTEDAA; this is encoded by the coding sequence ATGTTGAATTTACAAATCGATCATAGTTCGGATCTAAAACGGCTAAGAGACGAAGGTTATACTGTTTATATAAAAAATGGTGTATTGGTTATGGAAGATATTCCGTATGTAAACAGTAAACGAGAGGTTGCTATCGGAACCTTGATATCTAAACTAAATCTTTCTGGCGGGAAAGCAGTTTATGCTCAAGATCACGTAGCACATTTCATCGGTGAGGTACCGTGCCATAAAGATGGTAGAGAAATGAGTGAAATTCTTCATAGTAGAGCTATAGAAAATCACGGAAGCGATATCATATCACAAATGAGTTTCTCTAGCAAGCCGCAAGGCAACTACAGGGACTACTATCATAAGATGGTAGCATATGTTGCAATGATTTCTTCTCCTGCTCAATCAGTAGACCCGACAGTAACTCCAAAAAAATATAAAGTGATTCAGGAAATAGAGCAAGATTCAATGTTTGAGTATCCTGACGCTAATGCAAGTCGTGCATCGATCTTACATATTGCCGATAAACTCAAACCTTATAAAATTGGTATTATCGGTTTAGGTGGTACAGGGTCTTATATTTTGGATTTTGTTGCTAAGACACCAGTGTCTGAAATACATTTGTTTGATGGGGATGAGTTCTTTTCACACAATACGTTTCGTGCGCCAGGTGCACCTTGTATTGAAGAGCTTAATGCCGGTATGAAAAAGGTTGATTATCTCGAAAAAATATATTCTAAAATGCATCGAGGTATTACTACTCATCCAGTTTTTATGGATGAAGAGAATCTTCCTATGCTTGATGAAATAGATTTTGTTTTTGTTGCTGTGGATGAAGGTAGTATCAAAAAAGTTATTTTTGCATATCTCGATGATAAAGATATTGAATATGTTGATGTTGGAATGGGTGTCAGTATTAAAGGGGATAAGCTTTCCGGGATGTTGCGTACCACATCTTTTGTCACGCCTAATAGTAAGCGGCTCCAAGCCACTATTAACTATAGCAACGCGGAAGAAGACATCTACAGTAGTAATATACAAATTGCTGAATTAAATGCGCTTAATGCATCACTTGCAGTCTTAGCATGGAAGCAGTCGGCAGGATTTTATCAGACACTCATAGATGTTGAGCAAACAATGTTTACACTGTCTACAATGAGTTTGATTAAGACAGAAGATGCAGCATAA
- a CDS encoding multiubiquitin domain-containing protein: protein MSNHENNRDTIPGQEKEFSIIINGVEHDFNEKGISYENVVQLADIPSVGSNSMVTVAYERGENGKSGSLIAGDEVKVKEGMFFHVEFTNRS, encoded by the coding sequence TTGAGTAACCACGAAAATAATCGGGATACAATCCCCGGACAGGAAAAAGAGTTTTCTATCATCATTAATGGTGTAGAACATGACTTTAATGAGAAAGGAATCTCATATGAAAACGTTGTTCAACTTGCTGATATACCTTCAGTTGGATCAAACAGTATGGTAACGGTAGCTTATGAGCGAGGGGAAAATGGTAAAAGTGGCAGTTTAATAGCCGGCGATGAAGTAAAAGTAAAAGAGGGGATGTTTTTTCATGTTGAATTTACAAATCGATCATAG
- a CDS encoding DUF3147 family protein: protein MAYFITKLIITSILIVLISEISKRYSLAGALLAAIPLVSILAMTWMYIDTGSPGSAVQFSEKIVWLIAPSMTLFLVFPLLIRKGMGFYPSMFIATAMTIAAYYSVIFIVGKFGVKL, encoded by the coding sequence GTGGCGTATTTCATTACAAAGCTCATCATTACGTCCATACTGATCGTGCTGATCTCTGAGATAAGCAAGCGTTACAGTCTGGCGGGAGCGCTCCTGGCAGCTATCCCTCTGGTCTCGATTCTTGCGATGACCTGGATGTATATCGATACAGGGAGTCCGGGCAGTGCGGTTCAATTTTCAGAGAAGATCGTATGGCTGATAGCCCCGTCTATGACACTCTTTTTGGTGTTTCCTCTCCTGATCAGGAAGGGAATGGGGTTTTATCCGAGCATGTTCATTGCGACGGCGATGACAATTGCGGCCTATTACAGTGTCATCTTTATTGTCGGAAAGTTCGGTGTTAAACTGTAG
- a CDS encoding superoxide dismutase, which yields MAFELMKLPFEEAALEPMISAETISYHYGKHHQGYVNKLNELIAGGKYENAPLLEIIRKSKGPTFNNAAQVFNHDFYWYGLTTEKTSPSTVLMDKIEHDHGSMEDFNEAFLNAAMSLFGSGWVWLVNQNGSLAIKKYANAETPVKDGLRPLLVCDVWEHAYYIDQRNARAAYLKNWWKLINWKFVSDNWEAKEDDPIIGYN from the coding sequence ATGGCATTTGAATTGATGAAACTGCCTTTCGAAGAGGCGGCACTGGAGCCTATGATCTCTGCGGAGACCATTTCATACCACTACGGAAAGCACCATCAGGGGTATGTGAACAAACTCAACGAGTTGATTGCAGGCGGCAAATATGAAAACGCACCGCTGCTTGAGATTATTCGCAAATCCAAAGGGCCGACGTTCAATAATGCCGCGCAGGTGTTCAACCATGATTTTTACTGGTACGGCCTGACAACGGAAAAGACGTCGCCGTCCACGGTGCTGATGGATAAGATAGAGCATGACCACGGTTCCATGGAGGACTTTAATGAGGCCTTCCTGAACGCGGCCATGAGCCTCTTCGGTTCAGGCTGGGTCTGGCTGGTCAACCAAAACGGCAGCCTCGCGATCAAAAAATATGCCAATGCAGAAACACCTGTGAAAGACGGGCTCAGACCGCTGCTGGTGTGCGATGTCTGGGAACACGCCTACTACATCGACCAGCGCAATGCACGTGCGGCGTACCTGAAGAACTGGTGGAAACTCATAAACTGGAAATTCGTTTCAGACAACTGGGAAGCCAAAGAAGACGACCCGATCATAGGCTATAACTAG
- a CDS encoding GNAT family N-acetyltransferase, with protein MTIEKIDTPQQMQRVEALAREIWQEHYTPIIGQAQVEYMLETFQTAAAMLRQLGEGYRYYLLKDDGEAVGYMAVRPESGQLFLSKFYVKAARRGRGYGRAALAFLTTLAAEQKLQKIVLTVNRNNTLALKAYAKLGFVNVGEVVQEIGKGFVMDDYKMEKRLP; from the coding sequence GTGACCATAGAAAAGATAGACACCCCGCAGCAGATGCAGCGCGTCGAGGCGCTGGCGAGAGAGATCTGGCAGGAGCACTACACCCCCATCATCGGGCAGGCCCAGGTGGAGTACATGCTCGAGACCTTCCAGACGGCGGCGGCCATGCTGCGGCAGCTCGGCGAAGGGTACCGCTACTACCTCCTGAAAGACGACGGCGAAGCGGTCGGCTACATGGCCGTCAGGCCCGAGAGCGGGCAGCTCTTTTTGAGCAAGTTCTACGTCAAAGCCGCCCGTCGCGGCCGGGGGTACGGCAGAGCCGCCCTCGCTTTTCTGACAACGCTCGCCGCCGAACAGAAGCTGCAGAAGATCGTTCTGACCGTCAACAGGAACAACACCCTCGCCCTGAAAGCCTATGCAAAGCTCGGTTTTGTCAACGTCGGCGAGGTTGTCCAGGAGATCGGCAAGGGGTTCGTGATGGATGACTACAAAATGGAGAAGCGACTTCCCTAG
- a CDS encoding diguanylate cyclase, giving the protein MSILFPEKPSTEIKNEQVRLLYQQGSMIQLMGIFIAVVSAMLFWNVADHTALLMWLAVVVLVLFTRLLINERFLRVADDDFDADKWEKIYSAGTFASGVAWGAFALFYEPQWPMLYQVMLFIIFTGLIGASFNTNASVSMAFPAFYLPLIAFLMYALLQHEEGQVGLALLFLIYVTAMHTSSIRFYNRLTQTLRLQLENEKLADSLAHSNKQLTRLAEIDPLTQTFNRRSMDRFLSDEWKTHLQSTRALSVLFIDIDYFKQYNDTYGHVEGDRCLSAVAQTLKKSIRSERDMVARYGGEEFAVILPNTECQEARHIAERILEDIQALRIMHTASSVADKLTVSIGITTMVPDPLCDVPAILNKADKALYDAKRSGRNRIVCDTA; this is encoded by the coding sequence ATGTCCATACTTTTTCCGGAAAAGCCTTCGACTGAGATTAAAAACGAACAGGTCCGTCTGCTCTATCAGCAGGGGAGCATGATCCAGCTAATGGGTATTTTCATCGCCGTTGTTTCCGCGATGCTCTTCTGGAACGTCGCAGACCACACCGCCCTGCTGATGTGGCTCGCGGTCGTTGTGCTCGTCCTTTTCACGCGCCTTTTGATCAATGAGAGGTTTTTGCGTGTTGCCGACGACGATTTCGACGCAGACAAATGGGAGAAGATCTACAGTGCCGGCACCTTCGCTTCCGGAGTTGCCTGGGGTGCCTTCGCCCTCTTTTACGAGCCGCAATGGCCGATGCTTTACCAGGTGATGCTGTTCATCATCTTCACCGGCCTCATCGGCGCGTCGTTCAACACCAACGCCTCTGTCTCCATGGCCTTCCCGGCCTTCTACCTTCCCCTGATCGCCTTTTTGATGTACGCCCTGTTGCAGCACGAAGAGGGACAGGTCGGGCTGGCACTGCTTTTCCTCATCTACGTCACCGCGATGCACACCTCTTCCATCCGGTTTTACAACCGGCTGACCCAGACCCTCAGGCTGCAGCTCGAAAACGAAAAGCTGGCAGACAGCCTGGCCCACTCCAACAAACAGCTGACCCGGCTAGCCGAGATCGACCCGCTGACCCAGACGTTCAACCGCCGTTCCATGGACCGTTTCCTCTCAGACGAATGGAAGACGCACCTGCAAAGCACCAGGGCGCTCTCCGTGCTCTTCATCGATATCGACTACTTCAAACAGTACAACGACACCTACGGCCACGTGGAAGGCGACCGCTGCCTCAGCGCCGTCGCCCAGACCCTGAAGAAGAGCATCCGCAGCGAACGGGACATGGTCGCACGCTACGGCGGCGAGGAGTTCGCCGTGATCCTGCCGAACACCGAATGCCAGGAAGCCCGGCATATCGCCGAACGGATCCTTGAGGACATCCAGGCCCTGCGCATCATGCATACCGCTTCGAGCGTTGCCGATAAGCTCACGGTCAGCATCGGCATCACCACCATGGTCCCCGACCCGTTATGCGACGTTCCCGCCATTCTCAACAAGGCGGACAAAGCGCTCTACGACGCCAAGCGCAGCGGCCGTAACCGTATCGTCTGCGACACCGCGTAA
- a CDS encoding hemerythrin family protein has translation MPDNLRLNIASMDEKHDDFLALLDKIRSCGNAEFLPLFNEMVEHTQEHFAFEEDMMHTYNFYARQEHLDEHANLLGEMKYFYEKSKRMPMIGRSYINDYAYEKFKRHVTNIDSQLAMFLKEHGLRQEK, from the coding sequence ATGCCCGACAACCTAAGACTCAACATCGCTTCGATGGACGAAAAACACGACGACTTCCTGGCGCTGTTGGACAAGATCCGATCCTGCGGCAACGCAGAGTTCCTGCCGCTTTTCAACGAGATGGTCGAACACACGCAAGAGCATTTTGCCTTCGAAGAAGATATGATGCACACCTACAACTTTTACGCACGGCAGGAGCACCTTGATGAACACGCGAACCTCCTGGGCGAGATGAAATACTTTTACGAAAAATCGAAGCGCATGCCGATGATAGGGCGCTCCTACATCAACGACTACGCCTATGAGAAGTTCAAGCGCCACGTCACCAATATTGACTCCCAGCTGGCGATGTTCTTAAAAGAGCACGGGCTTAGGCAGGAGAAATAA
- the cowN gene encoding N(2)-fixation sustaining protein CowN, with product MGTNEIRIDERYVSFENIDCFENACLAIDRLLAVLEDAGHVNMYWKKIVPTIPQAYYDRDPKADEKEALLYLVCSNVFYLEELFEDAEDEAGLNALRRCELECC from the coding sequence ATGGGAACCAATGAAATACGCATAGACGAGCGGTATGTCTCGTTTGAGAACATCGACTGTTTTGAAAACGCCTGCCTGGCCATCGACCGGCTTTTAGCGGTGCTCGAAGATGCCGGGCACGTCAACATGTACTGGAAGAAGATCGTCCCGACGATCCCGCAGGCCTACTACGACAGAGACCCCAAAGCCGACGAGAAAGAGGCCCTGCTCTACCTTGTCTGCTCCAACGTCTTCTACCTCGAAGAGCTCTTCGAAGATGCCGAAGACGAAGCCGGGCTGAACGCGCTCAGGCGCTGTGAACTGGAGTGCTGTTAG
- a CDS encoding PAS domain-containing protein: MQQPTPIDEPVKMDKYKYIMSRTDIKGNIEFGNDYFFEISGYAPNELIGRSHNLIRHPDMPKVIFKLMWERLKQGKNIFAVVKNLSKDGRYYWVTTKFEIKKDSLDSSIKSYMAYRQAAKPQAISAISKLYNELLDIEKSGGVEASEKYLSGYLDSKRQTYDEFIDDIIGNRGAFKVFFATMAKMFGGK; encoded by the coding sequence ATGCAACAACCGACACCGATCGATGAACCTGTCAAGATGGACAAATATAAATACATCATGAGCCGTACGGACATCAAAGGAAATATTGAATTTGGAAACGATTATTTTTTTGAGATCTCGGGTTATGCTCCTAACGAATTGATAGGCCGGTCACACAACCTCATACGTCACCCGGACATGCCGAAGGTGATCTTCAAGCTGATGTGGGAGCGTCTGAAACAGGGGAAAAACATCTTTGCCGTCGTCAAAAACCTGTCGAAAGACGGACGCTACTACTGGGTCACGACCAAGTTCGAGATCAAGAAAGATTCGCTGGACAGCTCGATAAAAAGCTACATGGCGTACCGTCAGGCGGCCAAACCGCAAGCGATCAGCGCCATCAGCAAGCTGTACAATGAACTTCTGGATATTGAAAAAAGCGGCGGTGTGGAAGCATCTGAAAAGTACCTCTCGGGCTATCTGGACTCCAAACGCCAAACATACGATGAGTTTATTGACGACATCATTGGCAACCGGGGCGCCTTCAAGGTCTTCTTTGCGACGATGGCCAAGATGTTCGGCGGTAAATAG
- the trxA gene encoding thioredoxin translates to MALMKLTEENFEKTIAENEIIIMDFWAQWCGPCKQYGPIFERVAENTPGVTFAKVNTDNEPAIASEFQIRSIPTTIVMKEEIVVLVQEGVLFQERLTEIVEKAKALDMEMVRKKIAEQEAAAAH, encoded by the coding sequence ATGGCATTAATGAAATTGACAGAAGAGAACTTTGAAAAAACCATTGCGGAGAACGAAATTATTATTATGGATTTTTGGGCTCAGTGGTGCGGGCCCTGCAAGCAGTACGGACCCATATTTGAAAGAGTGGCGGAGAACACCCCCGGCGTTACATTTGCGAAAGTCAACACCGATAATGAACCCGCAATAGCCTCAGAGTTTCAGATCCGTTCCATCCCGACGACCATTGTAATGAAAGAGGAGATCGTTGTGCTTGTGCAGGAGGGGGTCCTGTTCCAGGAGAGGTTGACGGAGATCGTCGAAAAGGCGAAGGCGCTCGACATGGAGATGGTCCGTAAAAAGATCGCCGAGCAGGAAGCCGCAGCCGCCCACTAG
- a CDS encoding DUF3530 family protein, translated as MRRLFLTALFPLSLLAISLPEKALYLEGGSDKGVILAHGKGMHPDFKVVKPLRLSLHEDLDYHTLSLQMPVNHKAYEDYEVEQPRVDAMIDRAVAYLQEKGVKTIYLVGHSLGAGMTSSYLVSHPEAPVAGYIAVGCRGNKSTLISCNDNMPKIRVRVLDVWGRANKEDEGYAQTRKQLVGPQYRQYGIEGANHVLDGATEFFVDEVETWLEEDGQE; from the coding sequence ATGCGTCGTCTGTTCCTGACCGCTCTGTTCCCTCTCTCCCTGCTGGCTATCTCCCTGCCCGAAAAAGCGCTCTACCTCGAAGGCGGCAGCGACAAGGGCGTCATCTTGGCGCACGGCAAGGGGATGCACCCCGACTTCAAGGTCGTCAAGCCCCTGCGGCTCTCACTGCACGAAGACCTGGACTACCACACCCTCTCTTTGCAGATGCCGGTAAACCATAAAGCGTACGAAGACTATGAAGTGGAGCAGCCGCGGGTTGACGCCATGATCGACCGGGCGGTCGCGTACCTGCAGGAGAAAGGGGTCAAGACGATCTACCTTGTGGGCCACTCGCTGGGGGCGGGGATGACGAGCAGCTATCTGGTCTCTCATCCCGAGGCGCCCGTTGCGGGCTACATCGCCGTGGGGTGCCGCGGCAACAAGAGCACGCTGATCTCATGCAACGACAACATGCCGAAGATCAGGGTCAGGGTTCTGGACGTCTGGGGCAGGGCGAACAAAGAGGACGAAGGCTACGCGCAGACGCGCAAGCAACTCGTCGGGCCTCAATACAGACAGTACGGCATCGAGGGGGCGAACCACGTCCTTGATGGCGCCACGGAGTTTTTTGTCGATGAGGTGGAAACGTGGCTGGAAGAGGACGGGCAGGAGTAG
- a CDS encoding DUF6527 family protein, translating into MQHKFVTTIPHELQEGVLYISVEYKTASHLCACGCGSKVVTSITPTGWTLSYNGESVSLNPSIGSWSLPCRSHYWIKNGQVLWAGSWTNEQIDAVKRKDMLDKAKYFNNKIDFAEFQSHSPKFIIKIWSKIKSLFS; encoded by the coding sequence ATGCAGCATAAGTTTGTAACCACTATCCCTCACGAATTACAAGAGGGAGTCTTATATATTTCAGTCGAGTATAAGACTGCGTCACATCTTTGTGCTTGTGGTTGTGGTAGTAAAGTTGTCACATCAATTACGCCAACAGGTTGGACGCTCTCTTATAATGGAGAGAGTGTTTCACTGAACCCTTCAATTGGAAGTTGGAGTTTACCATGCCGATCACACTACTGGATTAAGAACGGACAAGTCCTTTGGGCGGGGTCGTGGACAAACGAACAGATAGATGCTGTTAAACGTAAAGACATGTTGGATAAAGCTAAATATTTTAATAACAAAATAGATTTTGCAGAGTTTCAAAGTCATAGTCCAAAATTTATAATAAAAATTTGGTCAAAAATAAAAAGCTTATTTTCTTAA
- a CDS encoding WYL domain-containing protein yields the protein MDERIKKIYQELYKSPRSKEYFAELFEVSTKTIENTISNYKNDIIYDRKLSAYRFKNLLPQYISYESFFKLFQNSIGNNVIKNDFIEIGKSISLDTSDVLMIDTSTLSDLAHRIILCDIATNHNCILEIEYSGNSKPKEIKFIRPHTIISTGLTYYLYCSYDEKNIKDVGQHRSLGFNGMGAITPYEYVKDDRFRIEQTGNAYGLYEKDRFVTLKLMPYSANFFKREGLLQKENFDFVIENSDGSILINMYYNSKQEIINLVQQWMPQISIQKNLELKNEIYSIIQSNVEALIQT from the coding sequence ATGGATGAAAGAATTAAAAAGATCTATCAAGAACTTTATAAAAGCCCTCGTTCAAAAGAATATTTTGCAGAACTCTTCGAAGTAAGTACTAAGACAATAGAAAATACGATTAGTAATTATAAAAATGACATTATTTATGATAGAAAATTAAGTGCTTATCGGTTTAAGAATTTGTTACCACAATATATTTCTTATGAATCATTTTTTAAATTATTTCAAAACAGTATTGGAAACAATGTAATAAAAAATGACTTTATTGAAATAGGGAAATCAATCAGTTTAGATACAAGCGATGTTTTAATGATTGATACTTCGACTCTATCAGACTTAGCTCATAGAATCATTTTATGTGATATTGCAACAAATCACAATTGTATTCTTGAAATTGAATATTCTGGTAATTCTAAACCAAAAGAAATAAAATTTATCAGACCTCACACAATCATATCAACAGGCTTAACATATTATCTATATTGTTCATACGATGAAAAAAATATAAAAGATGTTGGCCAACATAGATCATTGGGATTTAATGGGATGGGAGCAATAACTCCCTATGAATACGTCAAAGATGATAGATTCAGGATAGAACAAACGGGTAATGCCTATGGACTTTACGAGAAAGATAGATTTGTGACATTAAAACTAATGCCATATAGTGCCAATTTTTTCAAAAGAGAAGGGCTTTTACAGAAGGAAAATTTTGATTTTGTCATAGAAAACTCTGATGGTTCAATTCTTATAAATATGTATTACAATAGTAAACAAGAAATTATAAACCTAGTACAACAATGGATGCCTCAAATCAGTATCCAAAAAAATCTTGAATTAAAAAATGAAATTTATTCAATAATTCAATCTAATGTTGAAGCATTAATTCAAACATAA
- a CDS encoding diguanylate cyclase gives MKRLKVSVSVFELILVRVFDRFFTELTADPYHADFLKEADFKRLKEAQRINFIESVGDDKDAFFLRYKSLGRFHFEKGLSYVEYYDAFNMLRTLLTEEAEESDGIGDAKMIREAIETYIKKAINASAAGYLEETLGNDRITLLRQIGRQFDIVAIKEHLQWVLDVTDDISQMNARPSVKFDEEKCNCGRWLNSSEFEKFFEDPLVRQEIMQKHHDIHMVTRNIYRSIEREDYHKIFIDYINMVRQSMYLYQELNFNVTQQSMIEDVSKDALTGLLNRRYLNEVLKSEVHLHALSGGAFTVVMFDLDHFKAVNDTCGHQGGDDVIVTFAGLLKRHLRKTDNIFRYGGEEFLVILPGTAAEEAFAVCEKIRSDFEKQTWSGCLENMPITVSIGISQYTDALKENPRRVIFDADKNLYRAKVLGRNRTVK, from the coding sequence ATGAAACGCCTGAAGGTATCTGTTTCTGTTTTCGAACTGATTCTTGTTCGCGTATTTGACAGGTTTTTTACCGAACTGACCGCCGATCCCTATCACGCCGACTTTTTGAAAGAGGCCGACTTTAAGCGGCTCAAGGAAGCGCAGCGTATTAATTTTATTGAATCCGTCGGTGACGACAAAGACGCCTTCTTCCTGCGCTACAAATCGCTCGGCAGGTTTCATTTTGAGAAGGGGCTTTCCTATGTGGAGTACTATGACGCTTTTAACATGCTGCGTACGCTCCTGACGGAAGAGGCGGAGGAGTCCGACGGCATCGGGGACGCCAAGATGATCCGCGAAGCGATCGAAACCTACATCAAGAAGGCGATCAACGCCAGTGCCGCGGGCTACCTCGAAGAAACGCTTGGGAACGACAGAATAACGCTACTGCGCCAGATCGGCCGGCAGTTCGACATTGTCGCCATTAAAGAGCATCTGCAGTGGGTCCTGGATGTGACCGACGATATCAGCCAGATGAACGCCCGTCCCTCCGTCAAGTTCGATGAGGAGAAATGCAATTGCGGCCGATGGCTTAACAGCAGCGAATTTGAAAAGTTCTTTGAAGACCCCCTGGTGCGCCAGGAGATCATGCAGAAGCACCACGATATCCATATGGTCACCCGAAACATCTACCGCTCCATTGAACGGGAGGATTACCACAAGATATTTATCGATTACATCAACATGGTGCGGCAGTCCATGTACCTGTACCAGGAGCTGAACTTCAACGTTACCCAGCAGTCCATGATCGAAGACGTCTCCAAAGACGCCTTGACGGGGCTGCTGAACCGCCGCTACCTTAACGAAGTGCTCAAAAGCGAAGTGCATCTGCACGCATTGAGCGGCGGGGCCTTTACGGTCGTCATGTTCGACCTGGACCATTTCAAGGCAGTCAACGATACCTGCGGCCACCAGGGGGGCGATGATGTCATCGTCACCTTTGCCGGGCTGCTGAAACGGCATCTGCGCAAAACCGACAACATTTTCCGCTACGGCGGGGAGGAGTTCCTGGTCATCCTGCCGGGGACGGCGGCGGAAGAAGCGTTCGCGGTCTGCGAAAAGATCCGCAGTGATTTTGAAAAACAGACGTGGAGCGGCTGTCTGGAAAATATGCCGATTACCGTCAGCATCGGCATCTCCCAATATACGGATGCACTCAAAGAAAACCCCCGGCGCGTCATCTTCGATGCCGACAAAAACCTCTACCGTGCCAAAGTACTCGGACGCAACCGGACGGTGAAGTGA
- a CDS encoding DUF6632 domain-containing protein yields the protein MQEETRLKYLKIALNVFGVIFIAGIYVMMMWVWPDGWGWTPRQPEYEQMIMGIYATLGVFLILAAKDPMANASLIWFTIWSSIVHGGIMLVQAIVDETERANLLGDIPALFLVAAVLWYLMPKSAQER from the coding sequence ATGCAAGAAGAAACAAGACTCAAGTATCTGAAAATAGCCCTCAATGTGTTCGGGGTCATTTTCATCGCAGGCATCTACGTGATGATGATGTGGGTATGGCCCGACGGCTGGGGATGGACCCCGAGACAGCCCGAATACGAGCAGATGATCATGGGTATCTATGCCACGCTGGGGGTCTTTCTGATCCTCGCCGCGAAAGACCCCATGGCCAATGCAAGCCTGATCTGGTTCACGATCTGGTCGAGCATCGTCCACGGCGGCATCATGCTCGTTCAGGCTATTGTCGATGAGACGGAACGGGCAAACCTTCTGGGTGATATTCCGGCCCTCTTTCTTGTGGCCGCTGTCCTCTGGTACCTCATGCCCAAGAGCGCGCAGGAAAGGTAA
- a CDS encoding ArsI/CadI family heavy metal resistance metalloenzyme: MKRLHIHIAVEELDKSRAFYTALFGMEPTKVKEDYLQWLVDDPAVNFAISKGKGKRGLNHLGLQFDSDEAVAETEARLVAAGIAGEKQSGAQCCYAESNKYWVQDPEEIIWENYHTMEQTEVFGGDSFTGGTGCCEPTFSKDGKWSASACC; the protein is encoded by the coding sequence ATGAAACGACTTCATATCCATATCGCCGTAGAAGAACTTGACAAAAGCCGGGCATTCTATACCGCTTTGTTCGGGATGGAGCCGACCAAGGTCAAAGAGGACTATCTGCAGTGGCTGGTCGATGACCCGGCCGTCAACTTTGCCATCTCGAAGGGCAAAGGCAAACGCGGTCTCAACCACCTTGGCCTGCAGTTCGACAGTGACGAGGCGGTCGCCGAGACTGAAGCACGTCTGGTCGCTGCGGGCATCGCGGGCGAGAAGCAGAGCGGCGCTCAGTGCTGTTACGCCGAGTCGAACAAGTACTGGGTCCAGGATCCCGAGGAGATTATCTGGGAAAACTACCATACCATGGAGCAGACCGAAGTGTTCGGCGGTGATTCGTTTACCGGGGGAACGGGCTGCTGCGAACCGACCTTTTCCAAAGATGGAAAATGGTCCGCGTCGGCGTGCTGCTGA